Proteins encoded together in one Orrella marina window:
- a CDS encoding thiol-disulfide oxidoreductase DCC family protein, producing MWTLSVWFLGSLAACLLLVKLLPWLRDLMSTFAGSMAPRAFPSNSAFEHNKFALLRVLFGLILFARGLDVYGLLLDSERFSAVGLWAGAEMLAGALLALGLLTQWVLVFLVGAMWQYGDFVVAKSTLGNDIGAILAVLLLLVNAGKHLSLDSALLKRLPNLHWPLLYYSGVPGREIIFYAKFTALASYWAVCVYSIAIHLNEPAWMDGSAGPLLLSNNFMAVWHEQFSAVFTSSAVAVGLAKGSLWMMMLWYPAVLPFVLLGGWFRLYVIVWGWLFFALSMFFLQLGYLAEIEVLLWLALFWSVSGLDRRQPLEVLYDDRCNLCDRTVQAVTLLDIFGRVNLRPLSKNKPLLDEIGLGMEQALTDLYGVDGQSRKLFRGYDFYVQLSRTLVLLWPLLPLLLLGRLLWVGPRIYRFVAERRTRLFGVCALPRSKFFRSASVEESRSSLPQAVTLHVCLLILFYFAAVPAPYIGWNGLPNLGARLAHIYGITPIDVFNKTDLRMAENWFVLDSVDFHERVPLFAEDGSRLSMHASDRLYFGHTLRFRRAVIGKAGCYFESWRPLFEYMSRIYLQQRGAEAGDYDFRYRQFNQPLVSAEDIARNQFKSVAPEVICALDYKIVYRK from the coding sequence ATGTGGACATTGAGTGTATGGTTTTTGGGTTCTCTGGCGGCTTGCCTGTTGCTGGTGAAGCTCCTACCTTGGCTGCGGGACCTGATGTCCACCTTTGCCGGGAGCATGGCGCCTCGCGCATTTCCTAGTAACTCGGCATTCGAGCACAACAAGTTCGCACTGTTGCGCGTGCTCTTCGGTCTGATCCTGTTCGCCAGGGGGCTGGATGTCTATGGGCTGCTGCTGGACTCGGAGCGCTTTTCGGCAGTGGGACTTTGGGCCGGCGCCGAGATGCTTGCCGGTGCTCTGCTAGCGCTGGGGCTGTTGACGCAATGGGTGCTGGTATTTCTGGTCGGGGCTATGTGGCAGTACGGCGACTTTGTAGTGGCCAAGTCGACCCTGGGCAATGACATCGGCGCCATTCTGGCGGTGCTGCTGTTGCTGGTGAATGCCGGCAAGCACCTGTCCCTGGACTCCGCATTGCTCAAGCGCCTGCCCAATCTGCACTGGCCACTGCTCTACTACAGCGGGGTGCCGGGGCGGGAAATCATCTTTTATGCCAAGTTCACTGCGCTGGCCAGCTACTGGGCGGTTTGCGTGTACTCCATCGCGATCCATCTCAACGAGCCAGCCTGGATGGATGGCAGCGCAGGCCCTCTGCTGCTGAGCAACAACTTCATGGCTGTCTGGCATGAGCAGTTCAGTGCGGTGTTCACTTCCAGTGCGGTAGCCGTGGGGCTGGCAAAGGGCTCTCTGTGGATGATGATGCTGTGGTATCCGGCCGTCCTGCCTTTCGTCTTGCTGGGCGGCTGGTTTCGCCTCTATGTGATCGTGTGGGGCTGGTTGTTCTTTGCGCTGTCGATGTTCTTCCTGCAGCTGGGTTATCTGGCCGAGATCGAGGTGTTGCTGTGGCTTGCGCTCTTCTGGTCTGTTTCCGGCCTGGACCGCCGGCAGCCGCTGGAGGTGCTCTATGACGACCGCTGCAACCTCTGTGACCGGACCGTGCAGGCGGTCACCCTGCTGGACATATTTGGCCGGGTCAACCTGCGCCCGCTCTCGAAGAACAAGCCGCTGCTGGACGAGATCGGGCTCGGCATGGAGCAGGCGCTGACTGATCTGTATGGCGTGGATGGACAGAGCCGCAAGTTGTTCCGTGGTTACGACTTCTACGTTCAGCTGAGCCGTACCCTGGTGCTGCTCTGGCCCCTCTTGCCCCTGCTGCTGCTCGGGCGGTTACTGTGGGTCGGCCCGCGAATCTATCGCTTCGTTGCCGAGCGCCGCACCCGTCTGTTCGGGGTCTGCGCGCTGCCGCGGAGCAAGTTCTTCCGCTCGGCGAGCGTCGAGGAAAGCCGTTCGAGCCTCCCACAGGCCGTTACCCTGCATGTGTGCCTGCTTATCCTGTTCTATTTCGCAGCGGTGCCTGCGCCCTATATCGGCTGGAACGGCCTGCCCAATCTCGGTGCGCGCCTGGCGCACATCTATGGCATCACGCCGATCGATGTCTTTAACAAGACCGATCTGCGCATGGCGGAGAATTGGTTTGTGCTGGACTCTGTCGACTTTCACGAGCGTGTCCCGCTGTTCGCTGAGGATGGCTCGCGGCTCTCTATGCACGCGTCTGATCGTCTCTATTTTGGGCATACGCTGCGTTTCCGACGTGCGGTGATAGGTAAGGCCGGCTGCTATTTCGAGTCCTGGCGACCACTCTTCGAGTACATGAGCCGCATCTACTTGCAGCAGCGGGGGGCGGAAGCGGGCGATTACGACTTCAGGTATCGCCAGTTCAACCAGCCGCTGGTTAGTGCCGAGGATATCGCCCGCAATCAGTTCAAGTCTGTGGCGCCCGAAGTGATCTGCGCGCTCGATTACAAGATTGTCTACCGCAAGTGA
- a CDS encoding class I SAM-dependent methyltransferase codes for MQNNKTSLLDEVATYYAEKLAEHGGTPRGVDWNGEESQMVRFAQLCKIIDPKTPNFSLNDLGCGYGALLDYLRDKHANCTYLGVDVSQEMIKVAEQRHDTADQTRFITAAEPDEVADYGLASGIFNVRLGRSDAEWFDYLQATLDVLDRTSSLGFAFNCLTSYSDEDKKRDYLYYADPCRLFDLCKRRYSRQVALLHDYGLYEFTILVRKT; via the coding sequence ATGCAAAACAACAAGACTAGTCTGCTCGACGAGGTTGCAACTTATTACGCTGAAAAACTTGCGGAACATGGTGGTACGCCTCGCGGGGTCGACTGGAATGGTGAAGAAAGCCAGATGGTCAGGTTTGCGCAATTGTGCAAAATCATTGACCCCAAGACGCCTAATTTTTCCCTGAATGACCTGGGTTGCGGCTACGGCGCCTTGCTCGACTATCTGCGAGACAAGCACGCAAACTGCACATATCTTGGGGTGGATGTTTCCCAGGAAATGATCAAGGTGGCAGAGCAACGGCACGATACTGCTGATCAAACTCGTTTCATCACTGCGGCAGAGCCAGACGAAGTGGCTGACTATGGCTTGGCCAGTGGTATCTTTAATGTGCGACTGGGGCGCTCGGATGCAGAGTGGTTTGATTATCTGCAGGCCACCTTGGACGTCCTTGACCGAACCAGCAGTCTTGGATTCGCGTTCAACTGCCTGACCTCGTACTCAGACGAGGACAAAAAGCGCGACTATCTCTATTACGCAGACCCATGTCGCTTGTTTGATTTGTGCAAACGTCGCTATTCCCGTCAGGTCGCATTGCTTCATGACTATGGTCTTTATGAATTCACAATTTTGGTAAGGAAGACTTGA
- a CDS encoding glycosyltransferase family 2 protein — protein sequence MTLSIVATLYQSAPYINEFHERASASAKRMVGDDYEIVLVNDGSPDNSLDLAVRLTEQDSHVVVVDLARNFGHHKAMMTGLAQAKGELVFLIDSDLEEEPEWLEAFAQQMKQDRCDVVYGVQERRKGNWFERWSGQWFYRFFKALTGLALPENVVTTRLMARRYVDALLCHQEREVFMAGLWHITGFDQRPQVIKKHHTSETTYTFRRKMSLLVNSVTSFSNAPLVSIFYIGVAISLFALAYIVYLVTHWLFLAKPMSGWTSVMASIWLLGGMVISFIGVVGIYLSKIFSETKQRPYTIVRQIYAKQQD from the coding sequence ATGACGCTTTCAATAGTCGCAACCCTCTACCAGTCTGCTCCTTATATCAACGAGTTTCACGAACGTGCGAGCGCTAGTGCAAAGCGGATGGTTGGAGACGATTATGAAATTGTGCTTGTGAATGATGGGTCACCAGACAACAGCCTGGATCTGGCTGTCAGACTCACCGAACAGGATTCACACGTTGTTGTAGTTGATTTGGCCCGTAACTTTGGGCATCACAAGGCGATGATGACTGGATTGGCGCAGGCCAAAGGAGAGCTGGTTTTTCTCATCGATAGCGACCTTGAAGAGGAACCGGAGTGGCTAGAGGCGTTCGCGCAGCAGATGAAGCAAGACCGCTGTGATGTCGTTTACGGAGTTCAGGAGCGCAGAAAAGGAAACTGGTTTGAGCGTTGGAGCGGTCAGTGGTTTTATCGTTTCTTCAAAGCGCTAACGGGACTTGCGCTACCAGAAAACGTAGTGACCACTCGGCTGATGGCGAGGCGCTATGTTGATGCGCTGTTGTGTCATCAGGAGCGCGAAGTTTTTATGGCGGGCCTGTGGCACATCACCGGTTTCGACCAGCGCCCTCAGGTAATCAAGAAGCACCATACCAGTGAAACCACTTACACCTTCCGCCGGAAGATGTCATTGCTGGTCAACTCGGTGACGTCATTCAGCAATGCTCCGCTGGTCAGCATTTTTTACATCGGCGTAGCGATCTCGCTGTTTGCTCTAGCTTACATCGTGTATCTGGTTACGCACTGGCTATTCCTTGCAAAACCCATGAGCGGATGGACATCAGTCATGGCCTCTATTTGGCTCCTTGGAGGCATGGTTATCTCTTTTATCGGTGTCGTGGGTATCTACCTATCCAAGATATTCTCTGAAACCAAGCAGCGCCCATATACCATCGTGAGGCAGATTTATGCAAAACAACAAGACTAG
- a CDS encoding WbqC family protein, with translation MKKIAIVQSNYIPWKGYFDMIAAVDEFILYDDMQYTRRDWRNRNQIKTPQGVQWFTVPVLVKGKYHQKIRETEIDGTDWAAAHWKALAQNYRRAPHFSEIASWLEPLYLEQNFTHISQLNRRFIEAICNYLAIKTAITSSWDYTLLDGKTERLADLCVQAGGTEYISGPAAKDYVDEKVFSDLGIKLTWFDYAGYPAYPQLWGEFTHGVTILDLLFNCGKDSPRYMRYVA, from the coding sequence ATGAAGAAGATCGCCATAGTCCAGTCCAACTACATTCCGTGGAAGGGCTACTTCGACATGATTGCAGCTGTCGATGAATTCATTCTTTACGACGACATGCAGTACACGCGCCGCGACTGGCGCAATCGAAATCAAATCAAAACGCCCCAAGGGGTTCAGTGGTTCACGGTTCCTGTTCTGGTGAAAGGTAAGTACCACCAAAAAATCAGAGAGACTGAGATTGATGGCACTGACTGGGCCGCTGCACATTGGAAAGCATTGGCGCAGAACTATCGCCGGGCTCCCCATTTCTCGGAAATCGCTTCATGGTTGGAGCCGCTGTACCTTGAGCAGAACTTCACTCACATTTCGCAACTCAACCGTCGTTTTATCGAAGCTATCTGCAATTACCTGGCAATAAAAACCGCCATTACAAGTTCTTGGGATTACACGCTGCTTGATGGGAAGACGGAGCGGCTCGCAGATCTGTGTGTGCAAGCTGGTGGCACCGAGTACATCTCAGGACCGGCAGCCAAGGACTATGTCGATGAAAAGGTTTTTTCGGATCTGGGGATTAAGCTGACCTGGTTCGACTACGCCGGATACCCCGCGTACCCACAGCTTTGGGGTGAGTTCACTCATGGTGTCACAATCCTTGATCTTTTGTTTAACTGTGGCAAAGACAGTCCTCGATACATGAGGTATGTGGCATGA
- a CDS encoding IS30 family transposase, which produces MQKLTGRGAMRSPGAPSLRCEIERRFWDQIATGITSEKAAEAVGVSQAVGSRWFRYRGGMPLFMSNPISGRYLSFAEREEIGLLRIQGVGIREISRRLGRSPSTVSRELTRNAATRGGRLEYRASVAQWKAELVAKRPKPSKLVTNPQLCHYVQDRLVGKIRDAKGREIAGPGQSPFKGRNKPHRGDRKWVNGWSPEQIANRLPIDFPDDKTMRISHEAIYQALYIQGRGALKRELVHCLRTGRALRVPRARAQAKAWAHVSENVMISSRPAEAEDRAVPGHWEGDLIIGLNRSAIGTLVERSSRFTMLVHLPRESGYGLVPRTKNGPALAGYAAVTMANALKRTVTALPAELWRSLTWDRGKELSDHARFSIESGVKVFFADPHSPRQRGTNENTNGLLRQYFPKGTDLSRWSAEEIQAVAHTLNARPRKTLGWKTPAETLNEHLQSIQQPSVATTG; this is translated from the coding sequence ATGCAGAAGTTGACAGGGCGAGGGGCGATGCGCTCGCCTGGTGCGCCGTCACTTCGGTGTGAGATTGAACGTAGGTTTTGGGATCAGATCGCGACCGGGATCACAAGTGAGAAGGCTGCTGAAGCGGTTGGCGTGTCGCAAGCAGTCGGCTCCCGCTGGTTCCGTTATCGTGGCGGGATGCCATTGTTTATGTCTAACCCCATCTCCGGAAGATATTTGTCGTTCGCAGAGCGAGAAGAGATCGGACTGCTCCGAATCCAAGGCGTCGGCATACGCGAGATCTCTCGCCGGCTTGGTCGAAGTCCGTCGACAGTTTCGCGGGAGCTGACACGTAATGCTGCGACTCGCGGCGGTCGGCTCGAGTATCGGGCTTCGGTTGCACAGTGGAAGGCAGAGCTAGTTGCCAAGAGGCCGAAGCCGTCGAAACTGGTGACCAACCCGCAACTGTGCCACTACGTCCAAGATCGCTTAGTCGGCAAGATTCGTGACGCTAAGGGTCGCGAGATTGCAGGCCCTGGGCAGTCACCGTTCAAGGGTCGGAATAAACCACATCGCGGTGATCGAAAATGGGTCAATGGTTGGTCACCTGAGCAGATTGCCAACCGACTTCCGATCGATTTTCCAGATGACAAAACGATGCGAATCTCTCACGAAGCCATCTATCAAGCCCTCTACATTCAGGGACGCGGTGCTCTTAAACGCGAGCTGGTGCACTGCCTGCGCACTGGGCGGGCATTGCGCGTGCCAAGAGCCCGAGCGCAGGCCAAGGCTTGGGCGCATGTCAGCGAGAATGTGATGATCTCCAGTCGCCCTGCAGAGGCAGAAGACCGAGCTGTGCCTGGACATTGGGAAGGTGATTTGATCATAGGTCTGAACCGGTCGGCGATCGGAACGCTGGTCGAGCGATCAAGCCGATTCACCATGCTCGTCCATCTGCCTCGCGAGAGTGGTTATGGGTTGGTTCCTCGGACGAAAAACGGCCCGGCACTGGCTGGCTACGCGGCGGTCACCATGGCCAATGCGCTCAAAAGAACTGTGACGGCACTGCCTGCTGAATTATGGCGGTCATTGACCTGGGATCGTGGCAAGGAACTATCCGATCATGCCCGGTTCTCCATCGAGTCTGGGGTGAAGGTCTTTTTTGCCGATCCCCACAGCCCCAGGCAGCGTGGCACGAACGAGAATACGAATGGCCTTCTACGACAATACTTCCCGAAAGGCACTGACCTGTCTCGATGGAGTGCTGAGGAGATCCAAGCCGTTGCTCACACGCTGAACGCTAGGCCTCGGAAAACGCTTGGTTGGAAGACTCCGGCTGAAACCTTGAACGAGCATCTACAATCCATCCAACAGCCCAGTGTTGCGACGACCGGTTGA